A single region of the Rattus rattus isolate New Zealand chromosome 8, Rrattus_CSIRO_v1, whole genome shotgun sequence genome encodes:
- the LOC116907745 gene encoding LOW QUALITY PROTEIN: olfactory receptor 145-like (The sequence of the model RefSeq protein was modified relative to this genomic sequence to represent the inferred CDS: substituted 1 base at 1 genomic stop codon), with the protein MTXGKMVLGNASSVKEFILLGLTQQPEFQMPLFFLFLGIYVISMVGNLGLIILIVLNPHLHTPMYYFLFNLSFTDLCYSTVIIPRMLVGFVKQNIISYAECMTQLFFFAFFVIDECYILTAMAYDRYAAICKPLLYQVTMSHRVCLLMTVGVYVMGFVGAMAHTGSMVSLTFCDGNIINHYVCDLPLLKLSCTSIAINEMVIFIVVGVNVIVPTLTIFVSYTLILSNILSIHSAEGRSKAFSTCGSHVIAVSFFFGAAAFMYLKPSGASEDKDKISTIFYTIAGPMLNPFIYSIRNKDVHLAFRKTLMKRNFT; encoded by the coding sequence ATGACATAGGGAAAAATGGTTTTAGGAAATGCTTCTTCAGTGAAAGAATTTATCCTGCTGGGCTTGACACAGCAACCAGAGTTCCAAATGcctctgttcttcctgttctTGGGAATCTACGTTATCTCCATGGTGGGGAATCTGGGCTTGATTATTCTGATTGTTTTGAATCCTCAcctgcacacccccatgtactacTTTCTCTTCAACCTTTCCTTCACAGATCTCTGCTACTCCACTGTCATAATCCCCAGAATGCTGGTGGGTTTTGTGAAGCAGAACATCATCTCTTATGCTGAGTGCATGACTCAActctttttctttgccttctttgtTATTGATGAATGTTATATTTTGACAGCAATGGCCTATGACAGATATGCTGCCATTTGTAAGCCCCTGCTTTATCAGGTCACCATGTCTCATCGGGTCTGCCTCTTGATGACAGTGGGGGTGTATGTGATGGGGTTTGTGGGTGCCATGGCACATACTGGTAGTATGGTAAGCCTGACTTTCTGTGATGGCAACATCATCAATCACTATGTATGTGACTTACCTCTCCTGAAACTCTCTTGCACAAGCATTGCCATTAATGAGATGGTGATCTTTATTGTTGTGGGTGTCAATGTGATAGTTCCCACACTGACAATCTTTGTTTCCTACACCTTGATCCTTTCCAACATCCTCAGCATCCATTCTGCAGAAGGTAGGTCAAAAGCCTTCAGTACCTGTGGCTCCCATGTCATagctgtttcatttttctttggagCTGCAGCGTTCATGTACCTTAAGccttctggtgcatctgaggaCAAAGATAAAATATCCACCATCTTTTATACCATTGCTGGTCCAATGCTGAATCCTTTCATCTACAGTATAAGGAATAAGGATGTCCACCTTGCATTTAGGAAAACTCTGATGAAAAGGAATTTTACCTAA
- the LOC116907328 gene encoding olfactory receptor 8B3-like, protein MVLGNASSVKEFILLGLTQQPEFQMPLFFLFLGIYVVSMVGNLGLIILIVLNLHLHTPMYYFLFNLSFTDLCYSSVITPRMLVGFVKQNIISYAECMTQLFFFCFFVIDECYILTAMAYDRYPAICRPLLYQVTMSHQVCLFMTVGVYVMGFLEAIAHTGSMVSLTFCDGNIINHYVCDILPLLKLSCTSTTINEMVVFIVVGVNVIVPTLTIFISYTLILFNILSIHSAEGRSKAFSTCGSHVIAVSLFFGAAAFMYLKPSSASVDEDKVSTIFYTIVGPMLNPFIYSIRNKDVHLALRKTLMKRSFT, encoded by the coding sequence ATGGTTTTAGGAAATGCCTCTTCAGTGAAAGAATTTATCCTGCTGGGCTTGACACAGCAACCAGAGTTCCAaatgcctctcttcttcctgttcttgggAATCTACGTTGTCTCCATGGTGGGAAATCTGGGCTTGATTATTCTGATTGTTTTGAATCTTCAcctgcacacccccatgtactacTTTCTCTTCAACCTTTCCTTCACAGATCTCTGCTACTCCTCTGTCATAACCCCCAGAATGCTGGTGGGTTTTGTGAAGCAGAACATCATCTCTTATGCTGAGTGCATGActcagctctttttcttctgcttctttgttaTTGATGAATGCTACATTTTGACAGCAATGGCCTATGACAGATATCCTGCCATCTGTAGGCCCCTGCTGTACCAGGTTACCATGTCTCATCAAGTTTGCCTGTTTATGACAGTGGGAGTGTATGTGATGGGGTTTTTGGAAGCCATTGCACACACAGGTAGTATGGTAAGCCTGACTTTCTGTGATGGCAACATCATCAATCACTATGTGTGTGACATTCTCCCTCTCCTGAAGCTCTCCTGCACAAGCACCACCATCAATGAGAtggttgttttcattgttgtgggTGTCAATGTTATAGTTCCCACACTGACAATCTTTATTTCTTACACCTTGATCCTTTTCAACATCCTCAGCATCCATTCTGCAGAAGGTAGGTCAAAAGCCTTCAGTACCTGTGGCTCCCATGTCatagctgtttctcttttctttggagctgCAGCGTTCATGTATCTTAAGCCTTCTAGTGCATCTGTGGATGAAGATAAAGTGTCTACCATTTTTTATACCATTGTGGGCCCAATGCTGAACCCCTTTATCTACAGTATAAGGAATAAGGATGTCCACCTTGCACTTAGAAAAACTTTGATGAAAAGGAGTTTTACCTAA
- the LOC116907673 gene encoding olfactory receptor 147-like: MALGNTSSVKEFILLGLTQQPELQLPIFFLFLGIYVVSVVGNLGLIFLIVLSPHLQTPMYYFLFNLSFTDLCYSTVITPRMLVSFVKQNIISHAECMTQLFFFAFFVIDECYILTAMAYDRYAAICKPLLYQVTMSRQVCLLMTMGVYVMGFLGSMAHIVCMLRLDFCDGNIINHYVCDVLPLLKLSCTSTSINELVVFIVVGVNVIVPSLTLFVSYTLILSNILSIHSAEGRSKAFSTCGSHVIAVSFFFGAAAFMYLKPSSASVDDDKVSTIFYTIVGPMLNPFIYSIRNKDVHLAMRKTMKRSFT; this comes from the coding sequence ATGGCTTTAGGAAATACATCTTCAGTGAAAGAATTCATCCTGCTGGGCTTGACACAGCAACCTGAACTCCAGCTGcctatcttcttcctcttcttgggaATCTATGTGGTCTCTGTGGTGGGGAACCTGGGCTTGATTTTTCTGATTGTTTTGAGTCCTCATCTGCAAACCCCCATGTACTACTTTCTTTTCAACCTTTCCTTCACAGATCTCTGCTACTCCACTGTCATAACCCCCAGAATGCTGGTGAGTTTTGTGAAGCAGAACATCATCTCTCATGCTGAGTGCATGACTCAactctttttctttgccttttttgttATTGATGAATGCTACATTTTGACAGCAATGGCCTATGACAGATATGCTGCCATTTGTAAGCCCCTGCTTTACCAGGTCACCATGTCTCGCCAGGTCTGCCTCCTGATGACGATGGGTGTATATGTGATGGGCTTTCTGGGTTCCATGGCTCACATAGTTTGCATGCTGAGACTCGACTTCTGTGATGGCAACATCATCAATCACTATGTATGTGATGTACTTCCTCTCCTTAAACTCTCCTGCACAAGCACCTCCATCAATGAGCTGGTAGTTTTTATTGTTGTGGGTGTCAATGTGATAGTGCCTAGCCTGactctctttgtttcttataCCTTGATCCTTTCCAACATCCTCAGCATCCATTCTGCAGAAGGTAGGTCAAAAGCCTTCAGTACCTGTGGCTCCCATGTCAtagctgtttcttttttctttggagctgCAGCGTTCATGTATCTTAAGCCTTCTAGTGCATCTGTGGATGATGATAAAGTATCTACCATCTTTTATACCATTGTTGGTCCAATGCTGAATCCTTTTATCTACAGTATAAGGAATAAGGATGTCCACCTTGCAATGAGAAAAACGATGAAAAGGAGTTTTACATAA